GGTGGTGGACGTCGACTTGGAAGCAGTTGGCGGATTGCGCCGCGCCTTGGCGGATTTCGACTTGGACGAGGATGTCTTCGATGCGGTGGCGGTCATGGGTCTCGGCTTCCGAATGGCGGATCAAACCGGTCGGCGGAACGGGGGCCGGTCGTACGGGCCGGGACGGCTTGCCCAGACGTTGGGATCCGGACCCGCACTAACCGGCTGAAGCGCCGGGATTCTTGCTGAAGAACTTCTCGTACTTTCCTTCCATTCCCTCATATGTCGGCCCGTCTTCGGGAGAGTCGCCTTTTCGAATGATGTTCGGCCAGACGTTCGAATACTCGGTGTTCAAATCGAGCCATTTTCTCGCCTCGTCCTCACTGTCGGGAAGAATGGCTTCGGTCGGGCATTCCGGTTCGCACACCCCGCAATCAATGCACTCTTCGGGGTTAATCACCAGCATGTTTTCGCCTTCGTAGAAGCAGTCGACAGGACAGACTTCAACGCAGTCCATGTACTTGCATCGAATGCAGGCTTCGGTGACGACATAGGTCATGGACAATCCTCGGTCGGCTTGGAATGGTCTGGTAGCGATGCGACCGCGCGTCTCCGGGCTTCGCCCCGGGCGCGATCCGGTACGTGCAAGAGTCCGGCGATCCGACGGACGAGCATGTCCTCGTAAGGATCGATCCGACCGTCGGCGCAGACCACGGACCATAACAGGTAGACGAGCTCGGTGCGAGCCTCGTCGTCCCAAGAATCGTTGATTGCGCGCGTGAATCGGTAGTACGACGAAGCCTCGTCACCGGCCGCCTTGCCCTGCTCCAGCAGCCGTTCCGCCGCCGGGCCGTCGAGTTCGAAGCGGCGCTGCAGCAGCGTCAGGATGGTCGATCGC
This portion of the Rhodospirillales bacterium genome encodes:
- a CDS encoding ferredoxin family protein produces the protein MTYVVTEACIRCKYMDCVEVCPVDCFYEGENMLVINPEECIDCGVCEPECPTEAILPDSEDEARKWLDLNTEYSNVWPNIIRKGDSPEDGPTYEGMEGKYEKFFSKNPGASAG
- a CDS encoding TerB family tellurite resistance protein, whose amino-acid sequence is MLFDRIRAALAGSLPKADNAAEPEEGSPVEIACAALLAEAAGMDEQFDPVERSTILTLLQRRFELDGPAAERLLEQGKAAGDEASSYYRFTRAINDSWDDEARTELVYLLWSVVCADGRIDPYEDMLVRRIAGLLHVPDRARGEARRRAVASLPDHSKPTEDCP